In Brevibacterium zhoupengii, the following are encoded in one genomic region:
- a CDS encoding chorismate mutase, whose product MDQINDKTHAQERLLELRGSIDNIDAALIHLLAERFKLTERVGELKADHGLPPADPERERRQVAHLRRLAEDAHLDPEFAEKFLTFIVAEVIRHHERIAETREA is encoded by the coding sequence GTGGATCAGATCAACGACAAGACACATGCCCAGGAGCGACTGTTGGAACTGCGCGGAAGCATTGACAACATCGACGCAGCGCTCATCCATCTGCTCGCTGAGAGGTTCAAGCTCACAGAGAGAGTCGGCGAACTCAAGGCCGATCACGGTCTGCCTCCCGCGGATCCCGAGAGGGAGCGCAGGCAGGTCGCCCACCTCCGCAGGTTGGCCGAAGATGCGCACCTGGACCCGGAGTTCGCAGAGAAGTTCCTGACCTTCATCGTCGCCGAGGTGATCCGTCATCACGAACGGATCGCTGAGACCCGCGAGGCCTGA
- the rplU gene encoding 50S ribosomal protein L21 gives MVYAIVRAGGHQEKVSVGDIITVNRMKAKAGESVELDAVLLVDGETVTTDVDALSKVAVSAEVVNELRGPKIIIQKYKNKTGYKKRQGHRQDLTRLKITNIK, from the coding sequence ATGGTCTATGCCATTGTCCGTGCCGGTGGCCATCAGGAAAAGGTCAGCGTCGGCGACATCATCACAGTTAACCGAATGAAGGCGAAGGCCGGAGAGAGCGTCGAACTCGACGCCGTCCTCCTCGTCGACGGTGAGACTGTCACGACCGACGTCGACGCCTTGTCGAAGGTCGCTGTCAGCGCTGAGGTCGTCAATGAACTTCGCGGTCCCAAGATCATCATTCAGAAGTACAAGAACAAGACCGGTTACAAGAAGCGTCAGGGCCACCGCCAGGACCTCACCCGTCTGAAGATCACGAACATCAAGTAA
- the rpmA gene encoding 50S ribosomal protein L27 — protein sequence MSSKKGVSSSRNGRDSNPQYLGVKRFGGQVVKAGEIIVRQRGTKFHPGANVGRGGDDTLFALSAGAVEFGKRNGRKIVNIVGA from the coding sequence ATGTCAAGCAAAAAGGGAGTCAGCTCGTCCCGCAACGGTCGCGACTCGAACCCGCAGTACCTCGGTGTGAAGCGCTTCGGTGGACAGGTTGTCAAAGCCGGAGAGATCATCGTTCGCCAGCGCGGAACCAAGTTCCACCCAGGTGCCAACGTCGGACGCGGCGGAGACGACACACTCTTCGCACTGTCCGCAGGAGCCGTGGAATTCGGCAAACGCAATGGTCGCAAGATCGTCAACATCGTCGGCGCTTGA
- the obgE gene encoding GTPase ObgE, with translation MATEFIDRVTVHLSAGDGGNGCASIRREKFKPLGGPDGANGGQGGDVKFVVDTQTTTLLPLHHRPHLTADDGGIGKGDLRHGADGGDLVIAVPEGTVVKSKDGEIIADLVEAGTEYVAAAGGRGGLGNAALASSKRKAPGFALLGEPGEALSLVLELKTIADIALVGYPSAGKSSLIAAMSEAKPKIADYPFTTLVPNLGVVQAGDVRYTIADVPGLIPGASEGKGLGLEFLRHVERCAALVHVVDMATWEPGRDPVSDLTIIESELAAYAVDLDDGSGLLPLSDRPKLVALNKVDIPDGHDLADIVRPDLEAAGYRVFEISAVSHIGLRELSFAMAELVTAERERRAEFEATPQRVVIRPRAVDDRGFQVQAESDDDGPVFRIRGVKPERWVRQTDFANDEAVGYLADRLDRLGVEESLFKAGAKPGDTIVIGGDDGVVFDWDPTSVGGAELLGSRGTDLRLEDDTRSTRKERKAAFHDRMDAKAAVRAEQEQERLAERAVRSRESSEASASDAESGQE, from the coding sequence ATGGCCACCGAGTTCATAGACCGTGTCACAGTCCATCTTTCCGCCGGAGACGGCGGCAACGGCTGCGCCTCGATCAGGCGCGAGAAGTTCAAACCACTTGGCGGACCTGACGGCGCCAACGGCGGCCAGGGCGGCGACGTCAAATTCGTCGTCGACACCCAGACCACCACGTTGCTCCCCCTGCACCACCGTCCGCATCTGACTGCGGACGATGGCGGAATCGGGAAGGGCGATCTGCGACATGGTGCTGACGGGGGAGACCTCGTCATCGCTGTCCCAGAGGGCACGGTTGTGAAGAGCAAGGACGGCGAGATCATCGCCGACCTCGTCGAAGCCGGAACCGAATACGTTGCCGCCGCAGGTGGTCGCGGCGGCCTCGGCAACGCGGCATTGGCATCGTCGAAGCGCAAGGCTCCGGGCTTCGCCCTGCTGGGTGAGCCCGGCGAAGCGCTGAGCTTGGTGCTGGAGTTGAAGACGATCGCGGACATCGCACTCGTCGGATACCCCTCAGCAGGCAAGTCCAGCCTCATCGCCGCTATGTCTGAGGCCAAGCCGAAGATCGCGGACTACCCGTTCACGACACTCGTGCCCAACCTCGGCGTGGTTCAGGCCGGCGATGTGCGATACACGATCGCCGATGTCCCGGGACTGATCCCGGGCGCGTCCGAAGGCAAGGGGCTTGGCCTCGAATTCCTTCGCCACGTCGAGCGCTGCGCCGCCCTGGTCCACGTCGTCGACATGGCGACGTGGGAACCGGGCCGCGATCCCGTCTCGGACCTGACGATCATCGAATCGGAGCTTGCCGCCTACGCGGTCGACCTTGACGACGGAAGCGGGCTGCTGCCTCTGTCGGACCGTCCGAAACTGGTGGCACTCAACAAGGTCGACATTCCTGATGGCCATGACCTGGCCGATATTGTTCGCCCCGACCTCGAAGCCGCTGGCTATCGAGTGTTTGAGATCTCCGCTGTCAGTCACATCGGTTTGCGGGAACTCTCATTCGCCATGGCAGAACTCGTCACAGCCGAACGTGAGCGTCGTGCAGAATTCGAGGCAACACCGCAGCGTGTCGTCATTCGTCCCCGAGCAGTGGACGACCGCGGATTCCAGGTGCAGGCCGAAAGCGACGATGACGGTCCGGTCTTCCGGATCCGTGGAGTCAAACCCGAACGTTGGGTGCGACAGACTGACTTCGCCAATGATGAGGCCGTCGGCTATCTCGCCGACCGGCTTGATCGTCTCGGTGTCGAGGAGTCTCTGTTCAAGGCCGGTGCCAAGCCCGGCGACACGATCGTGATCGGCGGAGACGACGGCGTCGTCTTCGACTGGGATCCGACAAGTGTGGGCGGCGCTGAGCTCTTGGGCAGCCGCGGGACAGATCTGCGTTTGGAGGACGACACTCGGTCCACGCGCAAGGAGCGCAAGGCGGCATTCCACGACCGCATGGATGCCAAGGCCGCAGTCCGCGCCGAGCAGGAACAGGAGCGTCTTGCAGAGCGCGCTGTCCGCAGTCGCGAAAGTTCGGAAGCGTCCGCCTCCGATGCCGAGTCCGGTCAGGAATGA
- the proB gene encoding glutamate 5-kinase yields the protein MNESSSPAAESLPARTDIATARRIVIKVGSSSLTTLDGGLDEAKLIALTDVIGAHRAAGHEVILVSSGAIAAGLEPMGLYKRPRDLATQQAAAGVGQGLLMAAYTRALGRYDLVPGQVLLSADDLIRRTRYRNAQRAIDKLLALGTLPIVNENDAVATEEIRFGDNDRLAALVAHLSHADALVLLSDVDALYSGPPNLPESVRIEHVSSIADLGDIAIGGTGSAGTGTGGMATKVEAALMVADSGIPAVLTSADKVSGVLRGDHVGTWFSVTHKRRGTRLLWLRHLARTFGSVTIDKGAESAVLSRGTSLLAAGVTGVTGDFEAGDPIEIRNLDGATIARGMTNFSAHELPSMFGFSTDELGTRLGNDYRKEVIHRNDLVLTHVSGGR from the coding sequence ATGAACGAGAGTTCGTCCCCCGCTGCTGAGAGCCTCCCGGCGCGCACCGATATCGCCACGGCCCGGCGCATTGTGATCAAGGTCGGATCCTCCTCGCTGACGACCCTCGACGGAGGCTTGGACGAGGCGAAACTGATTGCGCTGACCGATGTCATCGGTGCCCACCGTGCCGCAGGACATGAGGTCATCCTCGTGTCCTCCGGCGCGATCGCCGCCGGGCTCGAGCCCATGGGGCTGTACAAGCGCCCACGTGACCTCGCCACACAGCAGGCAGCAGCCGGAGTCGGCCAAGGCCTGCTGATGGCCGCCTACACCCGGGCGCTTGGTCGATACGACCTGGTGCCCGGACAGGTCCTGCTCTCGGCAGATGACCTGATTCGTCGCACCAGGTACAGAAATGCCCAACGCGCGATCGACAAGCTGCTCGCGCTCGGGACCTTGCCGATCGTCAATGAGAACGACGCCGTGGCGACCGAGGAGATCCGATTCGGCGACAACGATCGTCTGGCCGCTCTCGTCGCACACCTCTCACACGCCGACGCCCTCGTGCTTCTGTCGGACGTCGACGCCCTGTATTCGGGGCCACCGAATCTGCCCGAGTCCGTGCGCATCGAACACGTCTCAAGCATCGCCGATCTCGGCGACATCGCCATCGGCGGAACAGGATCGGCCGGCACAGGAACCGGAGGCATGGCGACGAAGGTCGAAGCTGCGCTGATGGTGGCCGACTCGGGGATCCCTGCGGTGCTCACCTCTGCAGACAAGGTCTCAGGAGTGCTCAGAGGCGACCACGTGGGCACCTGGTTCTCCGTGACGCATAAACGACGCGGGACCCGGCTGCTGTGGTTGCGGCACCTGGCGCGGACCTTCGGTTCGGTGACGATCGACAAAGGTGCTGAATCGGCAGTGCTCTCCAGAGGGACATCCCTGCTGGCGGCCGGAGTCACAGGTGTGACCGGCGATTTCGAAGCGGGCGATCCCATCGAGATCAGGAACCTCGACGGTGCGACCATCGCCCGTGGAATGACCAACTTCTCAGCACATGAGCTGCCTTCGATGTTCGGCTTCTCCACGGACGAACTTGGCACCCGTCTGGGAAATGATTACCGTAAAGAGGTCATCCATCGCAATGATCTCGTACTCACTCACGTGAGCGGGGGGAGATAG
- a CDS encoding glutamate-5-semialdehyde dehydrogenase produces MTTVSEIHPKTVRGVTRVVRNAKSAAAHLATSSTAEKDAGLRAIADALRENSDRIVKANEADIAAGIDNGMNDGLLDRLRLDHDRIEAIAASVGTIIDLDDPVGNVVVGRVLPNGIRLTQNRVPMGVIGAIYEARPNVTVDIAILALKAGNATVLRGGSAAHNSNTEIISVLRKAVESAGLPADSINGIDQYGRDGATVLMNARDYVDLLIPRGGAELINTVVQESLVPVIETGIGNVHMFIDSSATVKNSVDLVVNSKTHRPSVCNSLETLLVHEKAAKRVLPKILDRLDKAGVVLHADTTVAALAPETMKVKRVSRRDWAKEYLDLELAVKVVSGIDEAIEHIRAYSSGHTEVIVTKDLDNAETFVTAIDAAAVGVNVSTRFTDGGELGFGAEVGISTQKLHARGPMGVEQLTTTKWVMMGNGQIRD; encoded by the coding sequence ATGACCACTGTATCCGAGATACATCCGAAGACCGTCCGGGGTGTGACGAGAGTCGTCCGCAACGCCAAGAGCGCCGCAGCTCATTTGGCTACCTCGTCGACTGCTGAGAAAGACGCCGGGCTGCGTGCGATCGCAGATGCTCTGCGTGAGAATTCAGACCGCATCGTCAAAGCCAATGAAGCCGATATCGCCGCCGGCATCGACAACGGCATGAACGACGGTCTTCTTGACCGGCTTCGCCTCGATCATGATCGCATCGAAGCCATCGCCGCTTCGGTCGGAACGATCATCGATCTTGACGACCCAGTGGGCAACGTCGTGGTGGGCCGGGTCCTGCCCAACGGAATCCGTCTGACCCAGAACCGTGTGCCGATGGGCGTGATCGGCGCGATCTACGAAGCTCGCCCCAACGTCACCGTCGACATCGCGATCCTGGCTCTCAAAGCAGGCAATGCCACGGTGCTGCGCGGTGGCTCCGCGGCTCATAACTCCAACACTGAGATCATCTCCGTGCTGCGCAAAGCCGTGGAGTCGGCAGGTCTGCCCGCGGATTCGATCAACGGAATCGACCAATACGGACGCGACGGCGCCACTGTGCTCATGAACGCGCGTGACTACGTCGACCTTCTGATTCCACGCGGTGGTGCCGAACTCATCAACACTGTGGTGCAGGAATCGCTGGTTCCGGTCATCGAAACCGGAATCGGGAACGTCCATATGTTCATCGATTCATCCGCGACCGTGAAGAATTCGGTGGACCTCGTCGTCAATTCGAAGACGCATCGGCCCAGCGTCTGCAATTCCTTGGAAACCCTGCTGGTCCATGAGAAGGCAGCCAAACGCGTCCTGCCCAAGATCCTCGACCGGCTCGACAAGGCCGGGGTCGTACTGCACGCCGACACCACCGTCGCGGCGCTGGCACCGGAGACGATGAAGGTCAAGCGTGTGTCTCGACGCGACTGGGCGAAGGAATATCTTGACCTCGAACTCGCGGTGAAGGTCGTGTCAGGAATCGACGAAGCCATCGAACATATTCGCGCCTATTCCTCGGGTCACACCGAGGTGATCGTGACCAAGGATCTCGACAACGCCGAGACTTTCGTCACAGCAATCGATGCTGCAGCTGTCGGTGTCAACGTCTCCACCCGTTTCACCGATGGGGGAGAGCTCGGCTTCGGTGCCGAGGTGGGTATCTCCACCCAGAAGCTCCACGCCCGTGGACCCATGGGCGTCGAACAGCTGACGACGACGAAGTGGGTCATGATGGGCAATGGTCAGATCCGCGACTGA
- the nadD gene encoding nicotinate-nucleotide adenylyltransferase, with protein MAKQTRRVGVMGGTFDPIHHGHLVAASEVQSTFDLDEVVFVPTGRPYQKDVEEVTSAEHRYLMTVIATASNPRFTVSRADVDRPGPTYTIDTLRDLTRSYGSDTEMFFITGADALAQILTWKNVDELFSLAHFVGVSRPGHELRSEGLPVDRLSLVQIPALSISSTDCRLRVMDGAPVWYLVPDGVVQYIAKYELYRSENG; from the coding sequence ATGGCTAAGCAAACACGCAGGGTCGGTGTCATGGGCGGCACCTTCGACCCCATTCACCACGGTCACCTGGTCGCCGCCAGCGAAGTGCAGTCGACCTTCGATCTCGACGAGGTCGTCTTCGTACCCACCGGCCGTCCGTATCAGAAGGACGTCGAAGAGGTCACCAGCGCCGAACATCGGTATCTGATGACCGTCATCGCAACTGCATCGAACCCACGGTTCACCGTTTCTCGGGCCGACGTCGATCGGCCGGGGCCGACCTACACGATCGATACGCTTCGCGACCTGACCAGAAGCTACGGATCCGACACGGAGATGTTCTTCATCACCGGCGCGGACGCTTTGGCTCAGATTCTGACGTGGAAGAATGTAGATGAGCTGTTTTCCTTGGCGCACTTCGTCGGAGTGAGCCGACCGGGACACGAACTTCGCAGTGAAGGTCTTCCGGTGGATCGATTGAGCTTGGTGCAGATTCCTGCACTCTCGATCTCGTCCACGGATTGCAGACTACGGGTGATGGATGGGGCGCCTGTCTGGTATCTCGTACCGGATGGGGTCGTTCAGTACATCGCGAAATACGAGTTGTACAGGAGTGAAAATGGCTGA
- the rsfS gene encoding ribosome silencing factor: MLRTAARAADDKLGTDQVALDVSATLYITDAFLIISAENDRQIGSIVDAVEEAVQTAYGRTPLRREGRGSGDWVLLDFGDIVVHVFSPEQREYYALERLWKDCPVIDLELPEHSGADDAQ, from the coding sequence ATGCTGAGGACCGCCGCACGTGCAGCGGACGACAAGCTCGGCACCGATCAGGTGGCTCTTGATGTCAGTGCCACCCTCTACATCACTGATGCCTTCCTCATCATCTCTGCGGAGAACGATCGACAGATCGGATCGATCGTCGACGCTGTCGAAGAAGCTGTGCAGACGGCCTACGGCCGCACACCGCTACGTCGTGAAGGTCGGGGCAGCGGCGATTGGGTCCTGCTCGACTTCGGCGACATCGTCGTCCACGTCTTCTCACCCGAACAGCGCGAATACTACGCGCTCGAACGTCTGTGGAAGGACTGCCCGGTCATTGATCTGGAGCTTCCGGAACATTCCGGCGCCGACGACGCTCAATGA
- a CDS encoding histidine phosphatase family protein has product MTKTVIVWRHGQTDYNVERRFQGQSDIPLNELGRTQAAQAASYLSELAPELIVSSDLSRAADTADELASRLNIQVTRDHRLRETAFGQWEGHTRDELSATWPDALEQWLSGADMNPPGGESRSESGQRVASAITEIVNGTQAQTIVIVAHGAVLRAAAELLLGMDGPGRLAVLGNCGHGEFAFTGINWILRSWGTVPS; this is encoded by the coding sequence ATGACCAAGACTGTCATCGTCTGGCGCCATGGCCAGACGGACTACAACGTCGAACGTCGTTTCCAGGGACAGTCAGATATCCCCCTCAACGAACTGGGTCGGACACAGGCAGCGCAGGCAGCGAGCTACCTCAGCGAGCTGGCACCGGAGCTCATCGTCTCCTCTGACCTGTCACGGGCCGCCGACACGGCCGATGAACTGGCTTCCCGTCTGAACATCCAGGTGACACGGGATCACCGTCTGCGTGAGACCGCATTCGGTCAATGGGAAGGCCACACCCGCGACGAACTCAGCGCCACCTGGCCCGATGCGCTCGAACAATGGCTCAGCGGAGCTGATATGAACCCTCCCGGTGGGGAATCACGATCCGAGTCGGGCCAACGCGTCGCCTCGGCGATCACCGAGATCGTCAATGGAACGCAAGCGCAGACGATCGTCATCGTCGCTCACGGCGCGGTCCTGCGCGCAGCTGCAGAGCTGCTGCTGGGCATGGACGGGCCAGGGCGCCTGGCTGTCCTGGGCAACTGCGGACACGGCGAGTTCGCCTTCACCGGGATCAACTGGATCCTCCGCAGCTGGGGCACTGTTCCTTCCTGA
- a CDS encoding glycosyltransferase family 4 protein — MSKSTGTPQTSDTIRVFFDARFTRTTHHDGISRYGSCLLEALLSAVAGTDIEVTAIISDEDQLALLPKCRWVKLNSPTSAKEVVIAKQLNALGADVVFSTMQVMGSTGRRYGLILTVHDLIYYSHPLPPADLPAAVRLLWRAYHLSFAPQRLLLGRADAIAAVSQTTKGLIADHRLSSKPVTVVSNAAEVAVAGSRSVNRHDARSLVYMGSFLPYKNVETLIRSLQHLPGWTLHIASRIDGRHEAALRALIPDRAKVIFHRGVSDEEYAALLEGATALVTASQEEGFGLPVIEAMAQGVPVAISDIAIFHEIAGNAAVYFDPDDAGDVAAGITRLTDAKLWSELSAAGQKQATAFDWDSSARALVGMIREVHALRQ, encoded by the coding sequence ATGAGCAAAAGCACAGGCACCCCTCAGACGAGCGACACGATCCGCGTGTTCTTCGACGCTCGCTTCACCCGCACGACCCATCACGACGGCATCTCCCGTTATGGTTCGTGCCTGCTCGAGGCCCTGCTCAGCGCCGTCGCCGGGACCGACATCGAGGTCACCGCGATCATCAGTGACGAAGATCAGCTCGCTCTGCTTCCAAAGTGCCGATGGGTCAAGCTCAACTCCCCCACCTCCGCAAAGGAGGTCGTCATCGCCAAGCAGCTCAATGCCCTCGGCGCCGACGTCGTCTTCTCCACCATGCAGGTCATGGGGTCCACAGGACGCCGATACGGGCTCATTCTCACCGTCCATGACCTCATCTACTATTCGCATCCGCTGCCCCCTGCCGATCTCCCGGCAGCTGTGCGACTGCTGTGGCGGGCCTACCACCTCAGCTTTGCACCACAGCGTCTGCTGCTGGGGCGCGCCGATGCGATCGCGGCGGTGAGTCAGACGACGAAGGGGCTCATCGCCGATCACCGCCTGTCGTCGAAGCCGGTGACCGTGGTCTCCAACGCCGCCGAGGTTGCTGTGGCCGGATCTAGGTCAGTGAACAGGCACGATGCCCGGTCCTTGGTCTACATGGGTTCGTTCCTGCCGTATAAGAACGTCGAAACCCTCATCCGTTCGCTGCAGCACCTCCCGGGGTGGACCCTGCACATCGCCAGTCGCATCGACGGCAGGCATGAGGCTGCGCTGCGTGCGCTGATCCCTGACCGGGCGAAGGTGATCTTCCACCGAGGTGTCAGCGATGAGGAATACGCGGCGCTGCTCGAGGGAGCGACTGCCCTGGTCACGGCGTCTCAGGAGGAGGGATTCGGACTCCCTGTCATCGAGGCGATGGCCCAAGGTGTGCCGGTGGCGATTTCGGACATTGCGATCTTCCACGAGATCGCCGGGAACGCCGCCGTGTACTTCGACCCCGATGATGCCGGTGACGTGGCGGCTGGAATCACTCGCCTCACCGATGCGAAGCTCTGGTCCGAGCTCTCCGCTGCGGGCCAGAAACAGGCAACAGCCTTTGACTGGGATTCATCGGCTCGCGCGCTGGTGGGCATGATCCGCGAGGTCCACGCACTGCGCCAGTGA
- a CDS encoding DUF4040 family protein: protein MILTVVALAGLIIVTPFITRMLGRASGWPLAVAYLGIAALFTPTAAEVMAGSTPEVSYQWIPTFGVDLALRADGLGVIFTYIALIIGAVVFVYSTGYLDRGRNTSFYWLMVIFTFSMVMLVLSNDLLLLFVCWELTSLASFFLIARSGSPGQAPALRTMFITFFGGLSLLVATGVIIAVTGTTNVHEALSSPVWSAQAPVTTLVALLIAVAAMTKSAQFPFHSWLPDAMAAATPVSAYLHAAAVVKAGIFLLLRFTPAFHATPAWNTLLIVAGLITACIGGWFALNQYDVKKLMAYSTVSQLGLITAVIGIGSEVAIAAATLHVIAHALFKSGLFMMVGVVDHLTGTRELTRIPRLMRAAPASFIVMIVGCASMSGIPPLLGFVSKEALFTAFGDTPGSAWTGWAALLVAVGASVLTFAYCAKTVWGAFLDGKPVERARLGHGSPVMLIAAAVPILASVPLSFALFVFDNPISQAVRAALYESTGPVHLALWHGVNVELIASLLIIAIGVVIILNRSRVFVFFHRATLGFDGADLINGLTWALRRVGRGLGVFVKPMNSGPYLAMSLGGLAVLAFTAVPIIYSDLPPLQEGLWRPIDIVLLVLITAAVLVVCTSHSRLTTVVALSGVGILATVQILALGAPDVTLTQLLVEAMTIIVIMLVLQKLPRSFWRYPKRLQATRVIFALVVGLAATVLTLALNGRRERSDLGLYYIDNAPDISGGHNIVNTILVEFRALDTLGELTVLGMAGIAIVAVMSTVKDKFIDPPAENIPEPPRQAWVSIRPRGTTAYRGVHEAWPNVIPQQLTIRVLGPLLGLTSLVIFWRGHNEPGGGFIAALVGSAVIGLLYMSTAKDRAIGPPRAPLYLIGSGVATAVVTGLIGLIAAGSFLEPLHTEFLGQHLTTSMLFDVGVYLAVLGLILLSFNLLGVSDSAATPAGDDVLTNGIIRRDVERTRERADELLYGELSGPLDAIRGERPPRDRRSKVADPDAKVKASSTHILRGDAPVEGPGDEASEQSPTDEQEGARWS from the coding sequence ATGATCCTAACGGTTGTCGCTCTCGCCGGACTCATCATTGTCACACCCTTCATCACGCGTATGCTGGGCCGGGCCAGCGGTTGGCCCCTGGCCGTGGCCTACCTGGGCATCGCGGCCCTGTTCACCCCTACCGCCGCCGAGGTGATGGCCGGGTCCACCCCGGAAGTGAGCTACCAGTGGATTCCCACCTTCGGTGTCGACCTGGCGCTGCGCGCCGACGGCCTCGGCGTCATCTTCACCTACATCGCCCTGATCATCGGGGCGGTCGTCTTCGTCTATTCGACCGGATACCTGGACCGCGGACGGAACACGAGCTTCTACTGGCTGATGGTGATCTTCACCTTCTCGATGGTCATGCTCGTCCTCAGCAACGACCTTCTGCTGCTCTTCGTCTGCTGGGAGCTGACCTCCCTGGCTTCGTTCTTCCTCATCGCCAGGTCTGGGTCGCCCGGCCAAGCGCCTGCGCTGCGCACCATGTTCATCACGTTCTTCGGCGGATTGTCCCTGCTGGTGGCCACCGGTGTGATCATCGCAGTGACCGGCACCACGAACGTCCATGAGGCACTGAGCTCACCGGTCTGGTCAGCCCAGGCGCCGGTGACGACTCTGGTCGCGCTCCTCATCGCCGTTGCAGCGATGACCAAGTCGGCTCAGTTCCCTTTTCACTCGTGGCTGCCCGACGCGATGGCCGCGGCCACTCCGGTCTCCGCGTATCTGCACGCGGCCGCCGTGGTCAAGGCCGGCATCTTCCTGCTGCTGCGTTTCACCCCGGCATTTCATGCCACGCCGGCGTGGAACACCCTGCTCATCGTCGCCGGCCTCATCACCGCCTGCATCGGCGGGTGGTTCGCCCTCAACCAATACGACGTCAAGAAGCTGATGGCCTATTCCACGGTCTCCCAGCTGGGACTCATCACCGCGGTGATCGGCATCGGCTCCGAGGTCGCAATCGCCGCTGCCACCCTGCACGTCATTGCCCACGCCCTGTTCAAATCGGGTCTGTTCATGATGGTCGGCGTCGTCGATCACCTCACCGGAACTCGCGAACTGACCCGCATCCCACGCCTGATGCGCGCTGCACCGGCATCGTTCATCGTCATGATCGTCGGCTGTGCCTCCATGTCGGGCATCCCGCCGCTGCTTGGGTTCGTGTCGAAGGAGGCACTGTTCACCGCTTTCGGCGATACACCCGGTTCCGCCTGGACCGGGTGGGCTGCTCTGCTGGTGGCCGTCGGTGCTTCGGTGCTCACCTTCGCCTACTGCGCGAAGACCGTGTGGGGCGCATTCCTCGACGGCAAGCCCGTGGAGCGAGCACGTCTGGGTCACGGTTCTCCGGTCATGCTCATTGCCGCCGCGGTGCCGATCCTCGCTTCGGTTCCGCTGAGTTTCGCTCTGTTCGTCTTCGACAACCCCATCAGCCAAGCGGTCAGGGCCGCCCTGTACGAATCGACAGGTCCGGTGCACCTGGCATTGTGGCACGGGGTGAACGTCGAACTCATCGCCTCATTGCTGATCATCGCGATCGGTGTGGTCATCATCCTCAACCGGTCCCGCGTCTTCGTCTTCTTCCACCGCGCCACCCTCGGCTTCGACGGAGCCGACCTCATCAACGGTCTCACCTGGGCACTGCGCAGGGTCGGCCGAGGCCTCGGCGTCTTCGTCAAGCCGATGAATTCCGGTCCCTACCTGGCGATGTCGCTAGGCGGACTGGCCGTTCTCGCATTCACCGCAGTCCCAATCATCTATTCGGACCTGCCTCCGCTGCAGGAAGGTCTGTGGCGGCCCATCGACATTGTTCTTCTCGTCCTCATCACCGCGGCCGTGCTCGTCGTCTGCACCTCCCATTCGCGTCTGACAACGGTCGTGGCACTCTCGGGAGTCGGCATTCTGGCGACCGTGCAGATTCTGGCGCTCGGTGCCCCGGACGTCACGCTCACTCAGCTGCTGGTCGAGGCGATGACGATCATCGTCATCATGCTGGTTCTGCAGAAGCTTCCCCGCTCGTTCTGGAGATATCCCAAGCGTCTGCAGGCCACCCGCGTGATCTTCGCCCTCGTCGTCGGACTGGCGGCCACCGTGCTGACACTGGCATTGAACGGTCGACGCGAACGGTCCGACCTCGGTCTTTACTACATCGACAACGCTCCCGACATCAGCGGCGGGCACAACATCGTCAATACCATCCTCGTTGAGTTCCGTGCTCTGGATACACTCGGGGAGCTCACTGTCCTCGGCATGGCCGGGATCGCGATCGTCGCAGTGATGTCAACGGTCAAGGACAAGTTCATCGATCCGCCCGCGGAGAACATTCCCGAACCCCCGCGGCAGGCCTGGGTCTCGATCCGGCCCCGCGGCACCACCGCCTACCGTGGTGTCCACGAAGCCTGGCCCAACGTGATCCCCCAACAGCTGACGATCAGAGTGCTCGGCCCGCTTCTGGGCCTGACCTCGCTGGTGATCTTCTGGCGCGGCCACAACGAGCCCGGCGGCGGCTTCATCGCAGCGCTGGTCGGATCAGCAGTCATCGGCCTCCTCTACATGTCCACAGCCAAAGACCGAGCCATCGGACCACCACGAGCACCGCTGTACCTCATCGGTTCCGGCGTAGCCACCGCGGTCGTGACCGGACTCATCGGACTCATCGCCGCAGGTTCGTTCCTCGAGCCCCTGCACACGGAGTTCCTCGGACAGCACCTGACGACGTCGATGCTCTTCGACGTGGGCGTCTACCTTGCGGTGCTCGGCCTGATTCTGCTGTCCTTCAACCTCCTGGGCGTTTCGGACTCTGCGGCGACTCCAGCCGGTGATGACGTACTGACCAACGGCATCATCCGCCGCGACGTCGAACGGACCCGTGAGCGCGCCGATGAGCTCCTCTACGGTGAACTCAGCGGCCCCTTGGACGCGATCAGAGGGGAGAGGCCTCCCCGTGACCGGCGGTCGAAGGTCGCCGACCCGGATGCGAAGGTCAAAGCCTCCTCCACCCATATCCTCCGCGGTGATGCACCCGTCGAAGGGCCCGGCGACGAGGCATCGGAACAGTCACCAACAGATGAGCAGGAGGGTGCGAGATGGTCCTAG